A window of Cohnella herbarum contains these coding sequences:
- a CDS encoding GNAT family N-acetyltransferase gives MEYIRVSSIEDPNFAAMHQLMSSIFPAEEVLEFGLWKEPIEDPDIHVYVALHNGNVVGATEYRYYPDMRVAMTDFTIIGTMGLGIGRFLYVQRAKDLQRLQRESGTESIGMFAEIYRPHAVTSFKFGNVLPMHPAVRREVLSHLGYQKLDFPYVHPSWDHEGKAVTELDLGFFPADESLRQLPSSLVVKFLKQYYSALPNKPKEWVDMVGELGERDEVALLPL, from the coding sequence ATGGAATACATTCGAGTAAGTTCGATAGAGGATCCGAATTTTGCGGCAATGCACCAACTGATGAGTTCGATTTTTCCTGCCGAGGAAGTGCTGGAATTCGGACTATGGAAGGAACCAATCGAGGATCCGGACATTCACGTATACGTTGCCTTGCATAACGGTAATGTCGTCGGAGCGACGGAATATCGTTATTATCCCGACATGCGAGTGGCAATGACCGATTTTACGATTATCGGAACGATGGGCTTAGGAATCGGCCGTTTCTTATATGTACAGCGAGCCAAGGATTTGCAAAGGCTGCAACGCGAGAGCGGAACGGAATCGATCGGCATGTTCGCGGAAATTTATCGGCCGCATGCGGTAACGTCGTTCAAATTCGGGAATGTCCTTCCGATGCATCCGGCCGTGAGGCGGGAGGTGCTGTCGCACCTGGGATACCAGAAGCTGGATTTCCCCTACGTGCATCCTTCATGGGATCATGAAGGCAAGGCGGTTACCGAACTGGACCTCGGCTTCTTCCCGGCGGACGAATCGTTACGGCAATTGCCCTCATCGCTGGTCGTTAAATTCCTTAAACAATATTATTCCGCTCTTCCGAATAAGCCCAAGGAATGGGTGGATATGGTCGGAGAGCTTGGAGAAAGAGATGAAGTCGCTCTTCTGCCTTTGTAA
- a CDS encoding SDR family NAD(P)-dependent oxidoreductase, producing MEHSIALVTGATSGLGYAAARKLAIEGYRQVIVTGRSLARVQEAAAQLAAETKTQVFTPLELDLDAPTSVQSALAELVKRGRPVDFLLLNAGLVPFKQREITATGVEASQAPLIGHHELTVGLLNTNLLSPDARIVIAGAEPARGGVPMFKYTDLPAFAAKYHQGDRTAAVEALIRNGPNVKYVPNNAYADAKLIIAWWVAALARRLPSGMAVYAVSPGGATATNVKRSASPLLKYVFIPIVNLIPGMNQTPETAASRYIQASEFGTDVSGQFFASAKGKFSGPIEVQLEPHLHDRANQEAAWQAVVKVSGVDLS from the coding sequence ATGGAACATTCGATCGCACTCGTCACAGGCGCCACCTCCGGGCTCGGTTATGCGGCAGCCCGCAAGCTCGCCATCGAGGGCTACCGCCAGGTCATCGTCACCGGGCGCAGCCTGGCCCGGGTTCAAGAAGCGGCCGCTCAACTCGCGGCTGAGACCAAGACACAGGTTTTCACTCCGCTAGAGCTGGATCTGGACGCACCGACCAGCGTTCAATCCGCCCTCGCCGAGCTGGTCAAACGAGGTCGGCCGGTTGATTTCTTGCTGCTCAATGCGGGGCTGGTTCCCTTCAAGCAGCGCGAGATTACCGCGACGGGCGTCGAGGCATCTCAGGCCCCGCTCATTGGTCATCATGAACTGACTGTCGGGTTGCTCAATACCAACCTGCTGAGTCCCGACGCGCGGATTGTTATCGCCGGCGCGGAGCCTGCCCGAGGGGGCGTGCCCATGTTCAAATACACCGACCTGCCCGCCTTCGCGGCCAAGTACCATCAAGGCGACCGAACCGCCGCTGTTGAAGCCCTGATTCGCAACGGGCCGAACGTGAAGTACGTGCCCAACAATGCGTATGCCGACGCGAAGCTGATCATCGCTTGGTGGGTCGCGGCGTTGGCGCGCCGGCTGCCGTCCGGCATGGCTGTGTACGCTGTATCGCCCGGTGGGGCGACCGCCACCAACGTGAAGCGAAGCGCTAGCCCTCTGTTGAAGTATGTGTTTATCCCAATCGTGAACCTCATTCCCGGCATGAACCAGACGCCGGAGACCGCGGCCAGTCGCTACATCCAGGCGTCGGAGTTCGGAACCGACGTCTCAGGGCAATTCTTCGCCTCGGCCAAAGGGAAGTTCTCAGGCCCAATCGAGGTGCAGCTCGAGCCCCACCTCCACGATCGCGCCAACCAGGAAGCCGCGTGGCAAGCCGTTGTCAAGGTCTCCGGCGTCGACTTGTCTTAG
- a CDS encoding TetR/AcrR family transcriptional regulator, with amino-acid sequence MPNNRSLTSRGQNSRERILNQAAQLVYEKGVRGTSMDDMRVAASVSKSQLYHYFANKEELVLAVIERQTVNVLGAQLPLLEHLDTWENLEKWRTTIIDLKESSESLGGCPIGSLASELADQDETARVALVHSFDEWEQYFIDGFSKMKERGDLRAETDPAELACAVITSLQGGQLLTKTRKSTRPFKIALQTAYAYVFSFATNPQDVEMAKKGRSQANP; translated from the coding sequence ATGCCAAACAACAGGTCTTTAACTTCACGCGGGCAGAACAGTAGAGAGCGTATTCTGAATCAGGCAGCCCAACTTGTTTACGAAAAAGGCGTCCGGGGTACCAGTATGGACGATATGAGGGTCGCAGCTTCTGTTAGTAAAAGCCAGCTCTATCACTATTTTGCTAATAAGGAAGAATTGGTCCTGGCGGTTATTGAGCGGCAAACCGTCAATGTGCTGGGTGCGCAACTGCCTCTCCTGGAACATCTGGACACCTGGGAAAACCTAGAAAAATGGAGAACGACGATTATAGACTTAAAGGAAAGCAGCGAGAGCTTGGGAGGATGCCCGATCGGTTCACTGGCTAGCGAACTAGCCGATCAGGACGAGACAGCCAGGGTGGCCCTGGTGCATTCTTTTGATGAATGGGAGCAGTACTTTATTGATGGATTTAGCAAGATGAAAGAGCGGGGTGATCTTCGGGCCGAGACTGACCCGGCTGAACTAGCTTGTGCAGTTATAACCAGTCTACAGGGAGGGCAGCTCTTAACCAAGACCCGCAAATCGACCCGTCCTTTCAAAATTGCTCTTCAAACGGCCTACGCTTATGTATTTTCTTTTGCGACCAACCCGCAGGACGTGGAAATGGCAAAAAAGGGACGGAGCCAAGCTAACCCATAA
- a CDS encoding IS66 family transposase: MGCFSHARRYFDEAINALPESNSTAPVAAKEGLNLCNQLFAIERDIRHLSNEERYTIHLERSRPVLVAFSTWLHIGFWQLA, from the coding sequence ATCGGGTGTTTTTCGCATGCAAGGCGTTATTTTGATGAAGCGATCAATGCGTTGCCTGAGTCAAACAGCACTGCTCCTGTAGCTGCGAAAGAGGGCTTGAACTTATGTAATCAATTATTTGCCATTGAACGCGATATCCGGCATTTATCTAATGAAGAGCGATATACGATACATTTAGAACGAAGTCGACCCGTGTTGGTTGCTTTTTCAACATGGCTTCATATAGGGTTTTGGCAGCTCGCTTGA
- a CDS encoding spore germination protein yields MGLQMSILEQTDVSKTNALLFCGSILVGFSHIDKIYSFYIPDIPARQTEETNIEVSIRGPKDGLVEAIATNYGLIRRRLPVETVAFETRVIGTKTNTKVGLIYDVEKIAPETLQLIRTKLEQLEGQKIEELISATRL; encoded by the coding sequence ATCGGACTTCAGATGAGCATCTTGGAACAAACGGACGTGTCCAAGACGAACGCTCTCCTCTTCTGCGGTTCCATTCTTGTAGGGTTCTCTCATATCGATAAAATCTACTCTTTCTATATCCCGGATATCCCGGCTCGCCAGACGGAAGAAACGAACATCGAAGTATCGATCAGAGGACCGAAGGATGGATTGGTCGAAGCCATCGCGACCAATTACGGGTTGATAAGAAGAAGACTGCCGGTGGAGACCGTTGCGTTCGAGACGAGAGTCATCGGCACCAAAACGAATACCAAAGTCGGTTTGATATACGATGTCGAGAAAATAGCCCCAGAAACCTTGCAGCTTATCCGAACGAAACTGGAGCAACTCGAGGGACAAAAAATCGAAGAATTAATCAGCGCGACGCGGCTTTAA
- a CDS encoding thiamine diphosphokinase gives MSDTSLMQARALIYTGGQLGKWALDELSDGDYIIGADRGADFLVQNNVTPHLALGDFDSVTPDQMKRISETAIELFTCDPIDKDWTDTELAVRQAIKRGFRRIVLLGAFGTRFDHGLGNVHLLRHAHQQDCSLTIIDENNEIRLCTDQLRVEQNPRFPYISLLPLTIEVEGVTLEGFRYPLHQATLRIGWSLGISNVLEAPVGTIHMTSGLLLVIRSRD, from the coding sequence ATGTCGGATACGAGTCTCATGCAAGCCCGCGCGCTTATATATACCGGAGGTCAGCTAGGGAAATGGGCTTTGGATGAGCTGTCGGACGGCGATTATATTATCGGTGCCGATCGCGGAGCCGATTTTCTCGTTCAAAATAACGTAACTCCCCACCTTGCCCTCGGCGATTTCGACTCCGTCACTCCGGATCAAATGAAGCGTATTTCCGAAACGGCGATAGAGTTGTTCACCTGCGATCCGATTGACAAAGATTGGACGGATACCGAACTCGCGGTTCGGCAGGCTATCAAGCGGGGTTTCCGGCGAATTGTCCTCTTGGGCGCCTTCGGAACCCGCTTCGACCACGGATTAGGTAACGTGCATCTGCTACGGCATGCCCATCAACAGGACTGCAGCCTTACCATAATCGACGAGAATAACGAAATTCGGTTATGTACCGATCAATTGAGGGTAGAACAAAACCCTCGGTTTCCCTATATTTCTTTATTGCCATTAACGATCGAGGTAGAGGGCGTGACTTTGGAAGGGTTTCGCTATCCGCTCCATCAGGCAACTTTACGAATCGGATGGTCTCTCGGGATTAGCAACGTGCTGGAAGCTCCGGTCGGAACGATTCATATGACGAGCGGTTTGCTGCTCGTCATTCGCAGCCGCGATTAA
- a CDS encoding trimeric intracellular cation channel family protein, translating to MEWDVFHVFSLIGTIAFAASGAIVAMEEEYDILGVFVLGLVTAFGGGVIRNLLIGVPVTTLWSQGLFLKTAGIAILIVFLMPIKLIHHWKKGEAFFDAIGLAAFAIQGALYAVKANLPLSAVMVAAMLTGIGGGMVRDIMAGRKPLVLRDEIYAMWAIGAGLAIGLADLQKPWELFALFMLVVLFRMLSVYYKWKLPRRSLRGSSGGQS from the coding sequence TTGGAATGGGACGTATTTCACGTATTTAGTTTGATCGGCACGATTGCCTTCGCCGCCAGCGGAGCGATTGTTGCGATGGAAGAGGAATACGACATCTTGGGCGTATTCGTATTAGGTCTTGTTACCGCATTCGGAGGCGGAGTGATACGTAACCTGCTGATCGGAGTACCCGTTACGACGCTATGGAGCCAGGGCTTGTTTCTGAAAACCGCGGGTATCGCTATTCTTATCGTCTTCCTCATGCCGATCAAATTAATTCATCATTGGAAAAAGGGCGAGGCCTTCTTCGATGCGATCGGGTTGGCCGCTTTCGCGATTCAAGGCGCATTGTACGCCGTCAAGGCGAATCTCCCGCTCAGCGCGGTCATGGTGGCTGCCATGCTCACGGGGATCGGCGGAGGGATGGTCCGGGACATTATGGCCGGCCGCAAACCGCTCGTTCTGCGCGACGAAATCTACGCGATGTGGGCAATCGGAGCGGGACTGGCGATCGGGTTGGCCGATCTGCAGAAGCCGTGGGAATTATTCGCGTTGTTCATGCTCGTCGTCTTGTTCAGGATGTTATCCGTCTACTATAAATGGAAGCTTCCGCGCCGTTCGTTGCGCGGTTCATCAGGAGGTCAGTCATGA
- a CDS encoding low molecular weight protein-tyrosine-phosphatase: MSYSVLFVCLGNICRSPMAEAVFRDLVKKENLENEIYVDSAGTGDWHIGHPPHEGTRKLLDRYSISYDNMRARQIAVEDGGNFDLIVAMDTKNERDIRDKLGVSSRAEVIRFLSLLPEKGMEDVPDPYYSGNFEEVYEMVKEGSAKLLESIKGRLKDGQSV; encoded by the coding sequence ATGAGTTATTCCGTGCTTTTCGTTTGCTTGGGCAACATTTGCCGTTCGCCGATGGCAGAAGCGGTGTTTCGCGATTTGGTTAAGAAGGAAAACTTAGAGAACGAAATATACGTCGATTCGGCCGGAACCGGAGATTGGCATATCGGGCATCCGCCGCATGAAGGGACACGTAAGCTGCTCGACCGGTATTCGATTTCCTACGATAATATGAGAGCGAGACAGATTGCCGTCGAAGACGGAGGGAATTTCGATCTTATCGTGGCGATGGATACGAAGAACGAACGGGATATTCGGGACAAGCTTGGCGTGTCTTCTCGCGCTGAGGTTATTCGGTTTCTGTCCTTGCTGCCGGAGAAGGGGATGGAAGACGTACCCGATCCGTATTATTCGGGAAATTTCGAAGAAGTGTACGAGATGGTCAAGGAAGGTAGCGCGAAGCTGCTCGAGTCGATCAAGGGGAGGCTGAAAGATGGACAATCGGTCTGA
- a CDS encoding alpha/beta hydrolase, with the protein MSDNPLYKRTIHKHEIPSELLPEGNRTIRVYLPPGFQQWISYPVVYCQDGEDFFNFGRIATHSQRLILEEDWEPFIIVGVDVDKKLRTSEYTPDGDRFSLYTRFFADELIPWVESHYPVRDVPGQRILIGDSLGGAVSLSLALAYPSLFNRIISLSGAYYETYIAQIDQASTLDHLTLWMLVGLQENEYTTDSGTYDFVALNREAVRRLEQKGAKLRYLEKDGEHKWGFWQNEIPEALAAFLGPTPLFES; encoded by the coding sequence ATGAGCGACAATCCGTTATACAAAAGAACGATCCATAAACATGAAATACCAAGCGAATTATTACCGGAAGGAAACCGCACGATTCGCGTATATTTACCGCCCGGTTTTCAACAATGGATCAGTTATCCTGTCGTTTATTGCCAGGACGGTGAAGATTTTTTCAATTTCGGACGCATTGCCACTCATTCCCAGCGCCTAATCCTGGAAGAAGACTGGGAGCCGTTCATCATCGTCGGCGTCGATGTGGACAAGAAGCTGCGTACTTCGGAGTATACGCCGGATGGCGACCGTTTCTCTCTATATACCCGTTTTTTCGCGGACGAACTCATTCCTTGGGTTGAATCTCATTATCCCGTCCGCGACGTCCCCGGGCAGAGAATTCTGATCGGAGACTCTTTGGGAGGTGCCGTTTCATTATCGCTAGCGCTCGCTTATCCATCGTTATTTAACCGGATCATCTCGCTCTCCGGAGCCTACTACGAAACTTATATCGCGCAAATCGATCAAGCTTCTACATTAGACCACTTAACCCTTTGGATGTTGGTTGGTCTGCAAGAAAACGAATACACGACCGATAGCGGAACTTACGACTTCGTAGCATTAAATCGGGAGGCCGTACGACGGCTTGAACAAAAAGGGGCTAAGCTGAGATACCTAGAAAAAGACGGGGAACATAAGTGGGGGTTCTGGCAAAACGAAATACCGGAAGCGCTGGCCGCTTTTCTCGGACCAACGCCTCTGTTCGAATCCTAA
- the pdhA gene encoding pyruvate dehydrogenase (acetyl-transferring) E1 component subunit alpha, whose translation MSKVSTEAPVVKTGAQSHEVRSEDVTPLQVLSPEGEVVNPERMPKLSDDQLKEIMYRMVFTRTWDDRAVNLGRQGRLGFYAPVSGQEATMVGSEYALTKEDFVCPGYRDMPQLVWHGLPLYQAFLYSRGHQHGGQIPEGVNVLMPQIIIGAQILHATGIAMGFKLKGEKRVAITYTGDGGSSEGDFYEGMNFAGSFNLPVVYFVQNNGYAITTPFAKQTAAQSIAHKALAAGIRGQQIDGMDVLAVISAVQEAAEIGRNGGGATLIEALTYRFRPHSMADDASKYRTKEEEQEWSLRDPLVRFGKFLEKKGLWTEEDTARVKEEAKNAVNEHIKKAEQTEKMTVAGLIDSMFETTPAHLEEQKADFQ comes from the coding sequence ATGAGCAAAGTATCCACGGAAGCACCGGTCGTCAAAACCGGAGCCCAATCGCACGAAGTTAGGTCCGAAGACGTTACACCCTTGCAAGTATTGTCTCCGGAGGGCGAAGTCGTCAATCCGGAACGTATGCCTAAGCTGTCCGACGATCAATTAAAGGAAATCATGTATCGCATGGTTTTCACCCGTACATGGGACGATCGCGCCGTTAATCTCGGTCGCCAAGGCCGTCTTGGTTTCTATGCTCCGGTATCCGGACAAGAAGCGACAATGGTCGGAAGCGAGTACGCGTTGACGAAAGAAGACTTTGTTTGCCCAGGTTACCGCGATATGCCTCAGCTTGTCTGGCATGGCTTACCGCTCTATCAAGCTTTCCTGTATTCCCGCGGTCATCAGCACGGCGGACAAATTCCGGAAGGCGTTAACGTGTTGATGCCACAAATTATTATCGGCGCTCAGATCTTGCACGCAACCGGAATTGCCATGGGCTTCAAGCTTAAAGGCGAGAAACGCGTCGCGATTACTTATACGGGCGACGGCGGTTCATCGGAAGGCGATTTCTACGAGGGCATGAATTTCGCCGGTTCGTTTAACCTGCCGGTCGTTTATTTCGTGCAAAACAACGGTTATGCGATTACGACGCCGTTCGCTAAACAAACAGCCGCTCAATCCATCGCGCACAAAGCTTTAGCGGCGGGGATTCGCGGTCAACAGATCGACGGGATGGACGTGTTAGCGGTCATCTCCGCCGTACAAGAAGCAGCGGAAATCGGTCGCAACGGCGGCGGCGCGACGTTGATCGAAGCGTTGACTTACCGTTTCCGTCCGCACTCCATGGCTGACGATGCGAGCAAATACCGTACCAAAGAAGAAGAGCAAGAGTGGAGTTTGAGGGATCCGCTCGTTCGCTTCGGCAAGTTTTTGGAGAAAAAAGGGCTCTGGACCGAAGAAGATACGGCTCGCGTGAAAGAAGAAGCGAAAAACGCGGTAAACGAGCATATCAAGAAAGCGGAGCAAACGGAAAAAATGACCGTGGCGGGCTTGATCGATTCGATGTTCGAAACGACCCCTGCGCATCTTGAAGAGCAAAAAGCCGATTTCCAATAA
- a CDS encoding alpha-ketoacid dehydrogenase subunit beta — MAQMNMKEAIRDAMRVELKRDPNVILFGEDVGKVGGVFRATEGLQAEFGETRVFDTPLAESAIGGLAVGLGTQGFRPIAEIQFVGFIYEALDQMFVQAARMRYRSGGRYHSPIVFRTPFGGGVKAAELHTDSLEGLAIQTPGIKVVIPSNPYDAKGLMISAIRDNDPVFFMEHLNLYHAFRDEVPEGEYTVPIGKAKVVREGKDITILSYGLMVHTSLKAADELEKNGISAEVIDLRTLLPLDIDTIVASIQKTNRAIVVQEAQKTSGAAAEIIAQINEKAILHLEAPVLRCAGPDTVYPFAQIEDAWLPSVARIVKTANQVLQF; from the coding sequence ATGGCTCAAATGAATATGAAAGAAGCGATTCGCGACGCAATGCGCGTTGAGCTTAAACGCGATCCTAACGTCATTCTATTCGGAGAAGACGTCGGTAAAGTCGGCGGCGTATTCCGCGCGACGGAAGGATTGCAAGCAGAGTTCGGAGAAACGCGCGTATTCGATACGCCGCTCGCGGAATCCGCGATCGGCGGTCTGGCGGTCGGACTCGGAACGCAAGGCTTTCGTCCGATTGCCGAAATTCAGTTCGTAGGCTTTATCTATGAAGCATTGGATCAAATGTTCGTACAAGCGGCTCGGATGCGTTATCGTTCCGGCGGACGTTACCATTCTCCGATCGTATTCCGTACACCTTTCGGCGGCGGAGTTAAAGCGGCGGAGTTGCACACGGATTCTCTCGAAGGCTTGGCGATCCAAACCCCGGGAATCAAAGTCGTAATCCCTTCCAATCCATACGATGCCAAAGGTCTTATGATCTCTGCTATTCGCGATAACGATCCTGTATTTTTCATGGAGCATTTGAACTTGTACCATGCTTTCCGCGACGAAGTTCCGGAAGGCGAGTATACGGTGCCGATCGGCAAAGCGAAAGTCGTTCGCGAGGGTAAAGACATCACGATCTTGAGCTATGGCTTGATGGTGCATACTTCGCTGAAGGCTGCGGACGAGCTCGAGAAAAACGGCATTTCCGCCGAAGTTATCGATCTGCGTACGCTATTACCGTTAGATATCGATACGATCGTCGCATCGATTCAGAAGACGAACCGGGCAATCGTCGTTCAGGAAGCGCAAAAGACTTCCGGAGCGGCAGCGGAAATCATTGCCCAAATCAACGAGAAAGCAATTCTGCACTTGGAAGCACCCGTGCTTCGTTGCGCAGGTCCTGATACGGTGTATCCATTCGCGCAAATCGAGGATGCTTGGTTGCCGTCGGTCGCGCGTATCGTGAAAACCGCAAATCAGGTTCTTCAGTTCTAA
- a CDS encoding dihydrolipoamide acetyltransferase family protein has protein sequence MTRFEYRFPELGEGLHEGEIVKMHIAPGQTVTDEDIIMEVQNDKAIVEVPCPVNGKVVEVRAKDGQVMHVGEVVAIIEAEGDVPDQGPSTESHAEAAGGASGNSATGGADTQGQPAQQSAVEAPAETPAAAPVAAPAAPSSGGGLVLATPSVRKFAREKGVAISEVAGSGKNGRITRDDVLGFASGGAPKAAEAASASEANAAAPVSAAPKAAASVSGPGVEERVPFKGIRKAIANAMVKSVYTAPHVTLMDEVDVSGLVALRTKAKPVAEKKGVKLTYLPFIVKALVAACREFPAMNAMIDEAANEIVYKKYYNIGIATDTDNGLIVPVIFDADRKNVWSVANEIRDLATRGRDGKLTAAELKGSTISITNIGSAGGMFFTPVINFPEVAILGTGRITEKAVVKNGEIVAAPVMALSLSFDHRIIDGATAQNFLNYIKQLLSDPELLVMEV, from the coding sequence GTGACTAGATTCGAATATCGGTTCCCGGAGCTCGGCGAAGGGCTGCATGAAGGCGAAATCGTCAAGATGCATATCGCGCCGGGACAGACGGTAACAGACGAAGATATTATTATGGAAGTACAGAACGACAAAGCGATCGTAGAAGTTCCTTGCCCGGTTAACGGCAAGGTCGTCGAAGTGCGCGCCAAAGACGGACAGGTTATGCACGTAGGCGAAGTCGTCGCGATCATCGAAGCGGAAGGCGACGTTCCGGATCAAGGACCTTCAACCGAATCGCATGCCGAAGCGGCTGGCGGCGCAAGCGGCAACAGCGCAACGGGCGGAGCGGATACGCAAGGCCAACCGGCGCAACAATCGGCGGTCGAAGCACCGGCTGAGACGCCAGCTGCTGCCCCTGTTGCAGCGCCTGCGGCTCCATCGTCCGGCGGAGGATTGGTTCTTGCCACTCCTAGCGTTCGGAAGTTTGCTCGCGAGAAGGGCGTAGCGATATCCGAAGTAGCCGGCAGCGGCAAGAACGGACGTATCACTCGGGACGACGTGCTCGGATTCGCTTCCGGCGGAGCGCCGAAAGCAGCCGAAGCGGCTTCCGCGTCGGAGGCTAACGCTGCTGCTCCCGTTAGCGCGGCTCCGAAAGCTGCCGCGTCCGTTAGCGGACCGGGCGTCGAAGAGCGCGTTCCGTTCAAAGGCATCCGCAAAGCGATTGCCAATGCGATGGTTAAATCCGTCTATACGGCTCCGCACGTGACGCTTATGGACGAAGTCGACGTTTCGGGTCTCGTAGCTCTTCGCACGAAAGCTAAACCCGTAGCCGAGAAGAAGGGTGTCAAGCTGACGTATTTGCCGTTTATCGTTAAGGCGCTGGTGGCGGCTTGCCGCGAATTCCCGGCGATGAACGCGATGATCGACGAAGCGGCTAACGAGATCGTCTACAAGAAATACTACAATATCGGTATCGCTACCGACACGGACAACGGCTTGATCGTTCCGGTGATCTTCGATGCGGATCGCAAGAACGTTTGGTCCGTCGCGAATGAAATCCGCGATCTTGCAACCCGCGGTCGCGATGGCAAATTAACCGCGGCCGAGCTTAAAGGCAGCACGATCTCGATTACGAACATCGGATCTGCCGGAGGCATGTTCTTCACGCCGGTTATTAACTTCCCGGAGGTCGCTATCCTCGGAACGGGACGCATTACCGAGAAAGCGGTCGTCAAGAACGGCGAAATCGTTGCCGCTCCCGTAATGGCCTTGTCGTTAAGCTTTGACCACCGTATCATCGACGGCGCTACGGCGCAAAATTTCTTAAATTACATTAAACAGCTGCTCAGCGATCCTGAACTGCTTGTTATGGAGGTGTAA
- the lpdA gene encoding dihydrolipoyl dehydrogenase: MVVGDASLDIDLLVVGAGPGGYVAAIRAAQLGQKVIIADKAKFGGVCLNVGCIPSKALINSAHHYESMLHASDFGLSAEKVSVDFGKVQEYKTSVVNKMTGGVEMLLKANKVEMFNGEVMFINENEARLFNDQEAPRYRFKNCIIATGSRPIELKPFPFGGRILSSTEALSLPELPKSLIVIGGGYIGIELGQMYSKFGTKVTVLEGADTILPGFDKDMSQLVVKKLKKSNVDIVNGALAKGAEQTDKEVTVTYEVGGEQKSVTADYLLVTVGRRPNTDGELGLELIGVKVGERGLIEVDDQCRTNIKHIFAIGDIVPGAALAHKASYEAKVAAEAIAGLPSKVDYKCIPAVAFSDPECASVGYTEKEAKEKGLKVKSSKFPFGGNGRAVTLNGADGFLKLIHDVDTGLVLGAQIAGVEASNMIAELGLAIEMGATIEDIALTIHAHPTLAEITMDAAELAMGHPIHTLAPKS; this comes from the coding sequence ATGGTCGTAGGGGACGCTTCTCTAGATATCGACTTGTTAGTCGTCGGCGCCGGACCTGGCGGTTACGTAGCCGCGATTCGTGCCGCGCAATTAGGACAGAAAGTCATCATCGCGGATAAAGCCAAGTTCGGCGGAGTTTGCTTGAACGTCGGTTGTATCCCATCCAAAGCTCTGATCAACTCCGCTCATCATTACGAATCGATGCTTCATGCTTCCGATTTCGGATTGTCCGCGGAGAAAGTCAGCGTGGATTTCGGTAAAGTGCAGGAGTACAAAACTTCCGTCGTTAACAAAATGACGGGCGGCGTGGAAATGCTGCTGAAAGCGAACAAGGTCGAAATGTTCAACGGCGAAGTGATGTTCATCAACGAGAACGAAGCTCGTTTGTTCAATGACCAAGAAGCGCCTCGTTACCGTTTCAAGAATTGCATCATCGCGACCGGATCCCGTCCGATCGAGTTGAAGCCTTTCCCGTTCGGCGGCCGTATCTTGTCTTCGACCGAGGCGCTCAGCTTGCCTGAATTGCCGAAGAGCCTGATCGTCATCGGCGGCGGATACATCGGCATCGAGCTTGGTCAGATGTATTCCAAATTCGGAACGAAAGTAACCGTGCTGGAAGGCGCGGATACGATTCTTCCGGGCTTCGACAAAGACATGAGCCAGCTTGTCGTGAAGAAGTTGAAGAAGTCCAACGTGGACATCGTGAACGGAGCGCTCGCCAAGGGCGCGGAACAAACCGACAAAGAAGTTACCGTAACGTACGAAGTCGGCGGAGAGCAGAAGTCGGTTACGGCCGATTACTTGCTCGTGACCGTCGGTCGCCGTCCGAATACGGACGGAGAGCTTGGTTTGGAACTGATCGGCGTTAAAGTCGGCGAGAGAGGCCTGATCGAGGTCGACGATCAATGTCGCACCAACATCAAGCACATCTTCGCGATCGGCGATATCGTTCCTGGAGCTGCTCTAGCGCACAAAGCTTCTTACGAAGCGAAAGTCGCCGCCGAAGCGATTGCCGGATTGCCGTCCAAAGTCGATTACAAGTGCATTCCTGCCGTTGCTTTCTCGGATCCGGAATGCGCAAGCGTCGGTTACACGGAAAAAGAAGCGAAGGAAAAAGGGCTTAAAGTGAAGTCCAGCAAGTTCCCGTTCGGCGGCAACGGTCGCGCGGTAACTCTGAACGGCGCGGACGGCTTCCTGAAGCTCATTCACGACGTAGATACCGGCTTAGTGCTCGGCGCGCAAATCGCCGGCGTAGAAGCATCCAATATGATCGCCGAGCTAGGACTCGCTATCGAAATGGGCGCAACGATCGAGGATATCGCATTGACGATTCATGCGCATCCGACATTGGCCGAGATTACGATGGATGCGGCCGAGCTTGCCATGGGTCACCCGATCCACACTTTGGCTCCTAAATCTTAA